From Acidovorax sp. 1608163:
AAAAGAGCTGGACGCCAACGACAAAGGCGCCTTCACCGTGACGGCCGTGAACGTGCGCAACCTGCTGACGGACCCCGCCATTGAAGCGGCCATACGCCAACGTGCCGAGACCGACCAGGCCATCGAGCGCAAGCGCAAAGAGGTGGAGCTGGCCAAGGCCGAAGCCGAGCGCCTGGTGGTGGAGGCCAAGGGCCAGGCCGAAGCCAACGAGATCATCAGCCGCTCGCTCACACCGGCCCTCAAGGAGATCAAGCTGGCCGAGTTGCAGCGCGATGCGGCCATCGCCATCGCAGGCAAGGCGGGCAACACGGTGCTGCTCAATGGCGGCACGCCGTTGGTCAGTGTGGGCGGCAGCAAGTAACGAGGCGCGGCTTGCGGCGGGTGGCGGAAGGCCCAGCACTCGCCCCGGGCCCGCAGTGAAGAGACCCCGGCGCAAGAACTTCGACGGGCTCAGCTCATAAAAATGGGGCCTGAGCAGCCTGAGGCAGGCCAAAAATCAGAGGAAATTGGCCTCTAGCGCTTATGAATCAAGCGCTAAAAGCTATTAAATGTATAGCAAATAGATAGCAAATCCATGACATGGCCTGCGTTTCACAGGCCCGACAGGGCCAGCACCACGGACGTGTCTTCCACCACCAGCACCACCCGGCTGCCCACGCGCAAGCCACTGCCCGGCGCCGCAAAGCCCACCATCTGCACGCCCGTGGCACGGGTGCCCAGCATCAGCTCAGCGGCCACCTCGTCGCCCAAGGCACCGCGCACCACCCGCACCGCCTTGGCGGGCAGGCGGTAGGTGCTGGCGGGGGCCTGCGGCACGGGGGCGCCCGGCGCCGCCCGCTCGACCCGCACGGCGGTGGCCTTGCACAGCGCCTGCACCGCAAGGCCGGGTTGCAGGCCCAGCAACTCGGCGCTTTCGCGCGTGATGCGCGCGGCCAGAAAATCAGCGCCGTCGCTCCTGTCACTCTCGGGCGGCTCGCAGGCCCACTCGCCCGCCGCAGCCAGGGCCAAGCCCAGGTGCACCAGCACAATTTGCCCATGCACTTGCAAGCCCTGAACCACGCAAGGCCACTGGTTGCGCATGCTGGTGCGCACCGCCAAGCGGGCCACCGCACGGCCTGCATGGGGGTCGGCCTGCCAGCGCGCCAGCACGGCGCCACGCGCCTGGGCCATCGCATCGGCTGCGGTCAGCAGCTGCTGGCCCGCCTCGGTCAGCACCGCACCGCCGCCGCCTGCCCCACCCACCGCGCGCTTGACCAGGGGGGTGCCCGCCAGATTGGTGAGGGTGTCCACCGCCTGCCACGCGGCCTTGTAGCTCACGCCCACGGCTCGGGCAGCTTGCGAGATGGAGCCGCCCTGGCCAATCTGGCGCAGGATGTCGATGCGTTTGTCAGACAGCGCATGGCCCAGCGCGTCAGAGAGAGAAAGAGAAGCAGGCATGGGTCGATGATGCCTGAGCGCTGATGGCGCGCAGGCCTCTCCCGCAACTCATAAAGGCTTGCGCCGCGCCCCGGCCACGGGCTTCAAAGACTTCTGTTTGCGCTCCAGCGCGCCCGCCGCAGCGGCCTTGAGCAGCCGCTGGAACGACGGGCATTGCGCGTGGCTCTCGGCCGGGCAGGCCGCTGCGTGCCGCAGGCCATGGCTCATGGCCTTGAGGCGTTTGACCATCACATCGATCTCATCGGCCTTGGCCGAGAGCAGGTGCCGGTCGATGCTGGGCTGGCCGCTGGGCAGGAACATGGAGCGGATCTCGTCCAGCGAGAACCCCGCCGACTGCCCCAGCGCAATCAATGCCAACTGCTCCAGCACCCCCGGGGCAAACCGGCGGCGCTCACCCGGCTGGCCCACCGAACTCACCAACCCCTTTTCCTCGTAGTAGCGCAGCGTCGAGGCCCGCAGGCCCGAGCGTTTGGCAACTTCCGAAATGTCCATGAAAAAACCTCTTAAAAATCTGTTGACTTCAAGTTGACTTGAACTTCTATAGTGAATTCATACCGTTCCTGCGTCAATGGTTCAAGGGGTTTTATGGCTTTTCAATGGCAAGACTTTCCGCTCGCCCTGCTCATGGGCATGGGCGCCACCGCCGTCATGGACACCTGGCTGGTGCTGCTGCGGCACCTGGGCGTGCCCACGCTCAACTTCGCGTTCATCGGCCGTTGGGTCGGGCATTTGCTGCAAGGCCGCATCGCCCATACCGCCATCGCCAAGGCGCCACCCATCTGGGGCGAACTGGCCTGGGGCTGGCTCACGCACTACGCCGTGGGTGTGGGCTTTGCCACCGTGCTGCTGGGCATGGTGGGCGCGGACTGGGTGCACCACCCCACCCTGCTGCCCGCACTGGCCATGGGCGTTGTCA
This genomic window contains:
- a CDS encoding TOBE domain-containing protein: MPASLSLSDALGHALSDKRIDILRQIGQGGSISQAARAVGVSYKAAWQAVDTLTNLAGTPLVKRAVGGAGGGGAVLTEAGQQLLTAADAMAQARGAVLARWQADPHAGRAVARLAVRTSMRNQWPCVVQGLQVHGQIVLVHLGLALAAAGEWACEPPESDRSDGADFLAARITRESAELLGLQPGLAVQALCKATAVRVERAAPGAPVPQAPASTYRLPAKAVRVVRGALGDEVAAELMLGTRATGVQMVGFAAPGSGLRVGSRVVLVVEDTSVVLALSGL
- a CDS encoding helix-turn-helix domain-containing protein; amino-acid sequence: MDISEVAKRSGLRASTLRYYEEKGLVSSVGQPGERRRFAPGVLEQLALIALGQSAGFSLDEIRSMFLPSGQPSIDRHLLSAKADEIDVMVKRLKAMSHGLRHAAACPAESHAQCPSFQRLLKAAAAGALERKQKSLKPVAGARRKPL
- a CDS encoding DUF2938 domain-containing protein translates to MAFQWQDFPLALLMGMGATAVMDTWLVLLRHLGVPTLNFAFIGRWVGHLLQGRIAHTAIAKAPPIWGELAWGWLTHYAVGVGFATVLLGMVGADWVHHPTLLPALAMGVVTVAAPLLVMQPAMGSGFAASRTPTPLKNCLRSLANHTVFGFGLYLSALAIGLVSR